The Victivallaceae bacterium genome contains a region encoding:
- a CDS encoding tetratricopeptide repeat protein yields MKYKIFFLVFIFLIIGSTFNVNAQPFEIFKGKLAPGRFIPSKSADEYHLQAESYFEAGNYPKALLCYLLIIHHFKNNVHCSSALKQVAFCYVRLGKPDLADRYLSQYVEINEGSANFQDVCHLKYMIAQSYAKGTKKHLYGLEGLPRLENAQDDALRIYNEIISSFPAEEVAAKSLFGKAVLLMIQKKYDDSIKIFQMLIRQFPESSLSPDSFVNISKIYLIQSLSEPQNSKYLSSAANNLIRMKELYPGVVQKIAAASLNLQKIRENSAEGLYRLGRFYEKKRKILSARIYYKNAVNTFPETLAAGKCRERIDAHTGLIFAS; encoded by the coding sequence ATGAAATATAAAATATTTTTTTTAGTGTTTATTTTCTTAATAATAGGCTCAACGTTTAACGTCAATGCACAGCCTTTTGAAATTTTTAAGGGCAAATTAGCTCCGGGAAGATTTATTCCTTCAAAGAGTGCCGATGAATATCACCTTCAGGCGGAAAGCTATTTTGAAGCCGGAAATTATCCTAAAGCGCTTTTATGTTACTTATTGATTATTCATCACTTCAAAAACAACGTTCATTGTTCTTCCGCTTTAAAGCAGGTGGCTTTTTGTTACGTACGTTTGGGAAAACCTGATCTTGCAGATAGATATCTTTCTCAATACGTGGAAATTAACGAAGGTTCAGCCAATTTTCAAGACGTCTGTCATCTTAAATACATGATTGCTCAAAGTTATGCCAAAGGCACGAAAAAACATCTTTACGGCTTGGAAGGATTACCTCGTTTGGAAAATGCCCAAGACGATGCCCTACGCATTTATAATGAGATCATTTCTTCTTTCCCTGCGGAAGAAGTTGCCGCTAAATCCTTATTCGGGAAAGCCGTTTTATTAATGATTCAAAAAAAATACGACGATTCGATAAAAATATTTCAAATGTTGATTCGTCAATTCCCGGAAAGTTCTTTAAGTCCCGATTCATTTGTTAATATATCCAAGATATATTTAATTCAAAGTTTGTCGGAACCTCAAAATTCAAAATACTTGTCCTCAGCCGCGAATAATTTAATACGCATGAAAGAACTATATCCGGGCGTAGTACAAAAAATCGCGGCTGCATCTTTAAATCTGCAAAAAATTCGGGAAAACAGCGCGGAAGGCCTGTATCGTTTAGGACGGTTTTACGAAAAAAAGAGAAAAATACTTTCTGCCCGCATTTACTATAAAAATGCGGTTAACACTTTTCCCGAAACTTTAGCTGCAGGAAAATGCCGTGAACGTATTGATGCTCACACGGGTCTTATTTTCGCTTCTTAG
- a CDS encoding D-alanyl-D-alanine carboxypeptidase family protein — translation MYKTFWILVFSIIRFSITTFGLEFQNESKAVLIMNAQTGHVLFERDGHELLYPASTTKIATALFFITKYSHLLNNKAVIKSDYLTSITPQTKRQSNYRSPAHWLETDGSQIGLKIKEEVSVYDLLNATLIASANDAANCLAGIACDSIPRYIEDMNDFLRSLGCLKTHFMNPHGLHHPNHMTTAYDLALMTREALKNPLFRSITSSLSYKAQATNLESERIFSQTNRLLLPKSLYFYPYAYGVKTGSTKDAGKNLVAAASDNRRSLIGVIMGCQESSDILYKDMIRLFETVFHEPQKRCYRLQPGTQLSISIPGVSRKIKVMLQEGLSYNIFPSEPSLNPHLSFKRASVVLPLQPGDHLGTLCIFDQDGALLNKVPVVTDIAINPDSLFLRFLHKLLKIKASLITLLIILPFLRFGITKRRMRKSASGRSSYL, via the coding sequence ATGTATAAAACATTTTGGATATTAGTCTTTTCGATTATCCGGTTTTCAATAACGACTTTCGGTTTAGAATTTCAGAATGAGAGCAAAGCTGTTTTAATAATGAATGCGCAAACAGGACACGTACTTTTCGAAAGAGACGGTCATGAGCTTTTGTATCCGGCAAGTACGACTAAAATAGCTACAGCGCTGTTCTTTATCACGAAATATTCTCACCTTCTTAATAATAAAGCCGTTATCAAGTCCGATTATTTAACCTCAATCACGCCTCAAACCAAACGACAATCGAATTACAGAAGTCCTGCTCATTGGCTTGAAACGGACGGCTCCCAAATAGGGCTTAAAATTAAAGAAGAAGTATCCGTTTACGATCTTTTAAATGCTACTTTGATTGCCTCGGCCAATGATGCGGCAAATTGTTTAGCCGGAATAGCTTGCGATAGTATTCCGCGATATATTGAAGATATGAATGACTTTTTAAGATCCCTAGGATGTCTTAAAACTCATTTTATGAATCCTCACGGCTTACATCACCCCAATCACATGACGACTGCCTATGATCTGGCTTTAATGACTAGGGAGGCTTTAAAAAATCCGCTGTTTCGTTCCATCACCTCCTCGCTCAGCTACAAAGCACAGGCAACCAATCTGGAATCGGAAAGAATTTTTTCACAAACCAATCGATTACTTTTACCTAAAAGCCTGTATTTTTATCCCTATGCCTACGGAGTTAAAACCGGATCGACAAAAGATGCGGGGAAAAATCTCGTAGCTGCAGCTTCCGATAACCGTAGGTCTTTGATTGGGGTTATCATGGGATGTCAAGAATCGTCGGATATTCTTTATAAAGATATGATTCGTCTTTTCGAAACTGTTTTTCACGAACCTCAGAAACGTTGCTATAGGCTTCAACCAGGCACTCAACTCAGCATTTCAATTCCCGGAGTTAGCCGTAAAATTAAGGTTATGCTTCAAGAAGGCCTTTCCTATAACATATTTCCGTCCGAGCCTTCATTGAATCCCCATTTATCATTTAAAAGAGCTTCCGTCGTATTACCATTACAACCGGGAGATCATTTAGGAACGTTATGTATCTTTGATCAAGACGGTGCGCTTTTAAACAAGGTACCCGTCGTTACGGATATCGCTATCAATCCGGACTCTTTATTTTTAAGATTCTTACATAAATTATTAAAAATAAAAGCCTCTCTCATAACCTTGTTAATAATTTTGCCGTTCCTAAGATTCGGCATCACAAAACGGCGTATGCGCAAATCGGCTTCCGGAAGATCGTCGTATTTATAA
- a CDS encoding ATP-binding protein, with translation MNLLDFSFPAELHFLKDILSQIKRLAYPYMPVPKQLFYLELACEEAIMNIISYAYSTGPGTIDISCAVSDETFDVKIQDEGTSFNPLENSPSTTANSLKDNSMGGVGLILLFHAADKTSYRREQNKNILTLSFYIQKSESSS, from the coding sequence ATGAACTTACTTGACTTTTCTTTTCCGGCAGAGTTGCATTTTCTAAAAGATATTTTGAGTCAAATCAAACGTCTCGCCTATCCTTATATGCCGGTTCCAAAACAATTGTTTTATTTAGAACTTGCCTGTGAAGAAGCTATAATGAATATTATTTCATATGCTTATTCAACCGGTCCGGGAACGATAGATATTTCCTGCGCCGTCTCCGATGAAACCTTCGACGTTAAAATTCAAGATGAGGGAACATCGTTTAATCCTTTGGAAAACTCTCCTTCGACAACAGCAAATTCCTTGAAAGATAATTCGATGGGTGGTGTCGGTCTCATTTTATTATTCCATGCTGCGGATAAAACATCTTATCGAAGAGAGCAGAACAAAAATATCTTAACTCTTTCGTTCTATATTCAAAAATCCGAATCATCTTCATAA